A stretch of DNA from Lotus japonicus ecotype B-129 chromosome 4, LjGifu_v1.2:
AACCAACACAGTGCTCTGTTTCAATTGGCAGCTTTAGGTGTAGTGTTTATGAGTTATTTATGACTTGTTTGAGATTCCAAAAAATTCCCACCTTTATTCGAAACCCCCAAGAAAGagcttttttttggtcaatcaaGAAAGAGCTTGTCTATGTAGTATGTACCCTATTTTTTTTGGGACAAGTAGTATGTACTCTATTGAACTCCATAAAtcgagttcaaaaaaaaaactccataaACCAATTTCAATTTATCAAATAAGCAGGTTATGGGCCAGCTTCAGCTTCTACTATAAGgcccaaagaaaaataataaaacccAGTTCGCTAAACCTTTGTTACTTTCAAACAAAATACTCCTCTGtttgacaaaaagaaaaaaagaaatacCTTTGATATTTacctttatacttttttttttggcaagACCTTGGTTATATACTTATTTCTTGTTACTTGTTTCTAGAGGATTGCATGAAGTAATAACAAAGTATTGGTTTAGTAACAAATAAATCAACCTGGTAAAGGTGAGAGCACAAACTCAATCTTTAGAAAAGAAGAGACAtttgttgaaatttgaaagggACAACCACACTTTTTTAAACGGATAAGACCCTCATTAGTTCCTAAGTTATTATTTCATAGGTATCGATTGTCCTCCGCATCGCTAATTcttgtactccctccggtcctatttataagcaacaaaaaaaaaattcacatagtttaagaaatgtagtaaaactagataaaatgcattaaatttgtcttgaatcaaaataaacttccaaaattaccctttgttattcatgttggaaagtgggaaagagaaagaataattaatgagacacattttacaagttagaattaataagggcatcattggaaaaaaataattaatatagttcaaactttcatttggttcttataaaaaggaccaagatttttcttctctttcatgcttataaataggaccggagggagtaccacGTAAGAGTGGCGAACATTAGAATTTCGGAGACCTAATtcaaatcaaaaaataatttaagggAGTTGAGTATTCTCTTTCATATATAAGAGTTATCTTAGTCATATGTCAAGTCAATGTTAGACATCTCAACAATGCGGGCACCATACTCTAGTGCGGACATATAATACCGCCACAAatcatattcatttttttttaattttaaacacAAGTATCCTATATATATTGAAACAATTTTGAACTCCCatgtaataaaaattaaaggtTTTCCTAATAGTTGGTTTGCAATGATGATACTCTTAATTTGTTCCGTGGCATGTAAACAAATCTGGTTAAATGACCACTCTCTCATCGCTTAGAAACGAAGTTTCGTCTCATCTCCAAATCCCCTGTACTCACGTCTACCATACCAAATTTACACAAGGCAGAGACAGCACGCAAcgcattcttttttttttttaattatacgATAAGATTAATTATCACTATCTactttatattaattaatcGTAATTAATTAACGTAACACCCCATTATCATTCTctaaattgaaaaaagaaaacaaaaaaaaacaatttgagAAATCCTGAAATTCTTCAGAGACTGGTTGGTACGTTGTTGCGGTGttcaatcttcttcatccaTCTCTAAACCCCAAACCCGATTCACGATAATTTCATGTTATTAAATTAAATGTCCGGCGCCGGCGACGTGGACGATGATGCGATGCTCAGCGACGTCGAGGACGACACCGCCGCCGATCCAATTCCGCCTCCCTCACCGGAAAACATCTCCGAGGAAAAACTCCGGGAGATTCTAACCGAGCTCGATCAGGAACGAAAGGCCCGCCTCGCCGCGGAGAATTCCAAGTCCGAATTGCAGGTTTCCTTCAACCGGTTGAAGGCTCTCGCTCACGAGGCCATCAAGAAGCGCGACGAGTTCgggcgccagagggatgatgctgttaaggagaaggaggaggtggcgAAGCAGGTTGAGGAGGTGGTGAAGGAGCGTGACGCGCTGCGATCGGAGATTGGGAACTCGAGTCATATGTTGGTTACTGGTATGGAGAAGATCTCGGCGAAGGTGAATGGTTTTAGCGGCGGCGCGTTGCCGCGGTCGCAGAAGTACACCGGGATGGCGGCGGTGGTGTATGGTGTGATTAAGAGGGCGAATGAGATCGTGGAGGAGCTGCTGAGGCAGAATGATGCCACCGGCAAGGCGAGGGATCAAGCTAGGGAGCAGATTGAGCAGAGGAATTACGAGATTGCGATTGAGGTTTCTCAGCTTGAAGCAACCATTAGTGACTTGAGGGATGAGGTTGCCAAAAAGGATTCTGCAATTGAGGGTTTGGAGAAGGATTTGGGTGTTAGGGATTTGAAACTGAGTGAGGTTTCTGAGAGTTTGAGAAAGGAACAAGGTGAGGTTATGCAGTTGAAGGACCATGTTGGTGAGTATGAGGTTAAGTTTAGTAAGTTGGAGTCTCAGATGGAATCGCTTAGACCGATGTTGATTGATCAGTTGAGCTTTGTTTCGAAAATTCACAACCAGATTTGCAATGTTGTAAGGGCGTTGACGATCGATGATGAGTTGGGTAATTTGGAATTGTCCGAATCGTTGTTTGTCCCGCAAGAAACGGACATTGAGGAGAATGTACGGGCGTCTTTGGCTGGGATGGAATCCATACATGAGTTGACTTGGATTGTTGTTCAAAAAGCTAGGGATGTGGTTGAGGAGAAGAATCGCGAGATCAAGAGTTTGGATGAGACTGTGAATCGGTTAGTTACGGAGAAGGATCAAATTGGTTCTTTGCTTCGGAGTGCGTTGTCAAAGAGAATGGCATCTGATCCATCTTCTAGGAAAAATGAGTTGTTTTTAGCTGCTGAGAATGGGTTGAAGGATGCTGGTATAGATTTCAAATTTAGTAAGCTTCTTGGAGATGGGAAGCTTGCAACATCAAATGATAAAGAAGAGGAGGATGAAATATACTCTCTGGTAAAGTATTCATTTCACTTACTGATTCTCAACGGAACTTGGTGTTCTCATCtaagtttttattttgaagATTGCTTAGAGTTCTTTATGAATGCACTATATGCAGGCTGGTGCTCTGGAGGATGTTGTTAAGACATCTCAGCTTGAGATCATAGAGCTCAAGCATACTGTGGATCAATTAAGGTACTTAGCATCAGGTTCAAATGCCCGGTTAATAACCGGCGGTTATTTGCTATTTGTTCAATTTGAAGTTTTATAGTGAAAATCTTCTAATTACTCTCAGAAGCTTGCACATTTGCAATGTCTAGTTGTGCTGACATCAtaactccttttttttttcctttgcatATTGCTTAACTACATTAAGGGCAGAGTTGAGTTTACTTAAGCTGCACATAGAAGCTCAGACCAAAGAGCTTGACCAAAGAATGCATCGGATAGAGGAACTTGAAGAGAAGGAGAGGGTGGCAAATGAAAATGTAAGCCTAATTATGTTTTTCTAAGTTAAAATTTATCTAGCCCCTTAGCCATGAATAGTCTTATATGATATTTTTATGTTGTAGAATGTAGAACTATTTGTATAATCTAAGGCTGTGGACGATTTGTGAGGGACATTTCATTGTCGTTATTTTCCTGTCACTAAGAATCAACTTGGCCTCTTTGTGATGTAGATTGAAGGGCTAATGATGGATATTGCTGCTGCTGAAGAAGAAATTAACAGATGGAAAGATGCAGCAGAGCAAGAAGCTGCTGCAGGCAGGGGTGTTGAACAAGAATTTGTGGCACAGGTA
This window harbors:
- the LOC130711254 gene encoding uncharacterized protein LOC130711254 encodes the protein MSGAGDVDDDAMLSDVEDDTAADPIPPPSPENISEEKLREILTELDQERKARLAAENSKSELQVSFNRLKALAHEAIKKRDEFGRQRDDAVKEKEEVAKQVEEVVKERDALRSEIGNSSHMLVTGMEKISAKVNGFSGGALPRSQKYTGMAAVVYGVIKRANEIVEELLRQNDATGKARDQAREQIEQRNYEIAIEVSQLEATISDLRDEVAKKDSAIEGLEKDLGVRDLKLSEVSESLRKEQGEVMQLKDHVGEYEVKFSKLESQMESLRPMLIDQLSFVSKIHNQICNVVRALTIDDELGNLELSESLFVPQETDIEENVRASLAGMESIHELTWIVVQKARDVVEEKNREIKSLDETVNRLVTEKDQIGSLLRSALSKRMASDPSSRKNELFLAAENGLKDAGIDFKFSKLLGDGKLATSNDKEEEDEIYSLAGALEDVVKTSQLEIIELKHTVDQLRAELSLLKLHIEAQTKELDQRMHRIEELEEKERVANENIEGLMMDIAAAEEEINRWKDAAEQEAAAGRGVEQEFVAQLSTLKHELEEAKQAMLESEKKLKFKEETAAAAMAARDAAEKSLRLADTRSSRLRDRVEELTHQLEEFENREDSRGGNRPRYVCWPWQWLGMDFVGYQPRRLDTQQEASNEMELSEPLL